The genomic segment CTGTGTCGGTCAATTTATCCTCGCAGCAATTCCATCAGCCTTATTTGGCCGAATACGTGAAGGATATTTTGCGGGAGACGGGGCTTGAGCCGCATTTTCTGGAGCTGGAAATTACCGAAAGCATGATGATGGACGCCTCGGTATCGACAGCCATTTTGAACCAGCTCAATGATTTTGGCGTGCGAATTAGTCTCGATGATTTTGGAACGGGCTACAGCTCGCTTAGCTATTTGAAGATGTTCCCGATTCACAAGGTGAAAATCGATCGTTCCTTTATTCGCGATATTACGGAAAATGACAACGATAAGGCGATTGTATCCACCATTATTTCCATGGCCCAGCATTTAAATATGGAGGTTATTGCCGAAGGCATTGAAACGAAAGCCCAGCTGGACATTTTAACTGACAAGGACTGCGAGAAAATACAAGGCTATTATTTCAGCCGTCCTTTGTCCGCTATTGATGTAGAAGAGGAATTTTTCATACCTGGTCGCCAAGAGAAAACAGCATTTCATTCCTGATTCAACAGACAGCGGAGGTGATAAGGTGGACTATTGGAAGAAATCTTTGCCGAATATGTACAAGCAGTTTCCTGAGCCGATTATTACAATCGGAGAAAATGGCGTCATTCTTCATATGAATGAGGCTGCTAAACAATATCAGCGGGGGACTATCCGCGATTTGCTTCCGGGAGCCAGATTGTCAGAGCTGAGACGAATAACGAAGGAGGAGGGCGCAAGGCTTGAGCAATATTTGAACCGGCCAGATGGCACCTGTTCCGAGCGTCATTTTTTATATTTTGACGATTCGGAAGGGGGAGTTATCAGTTGGGAGCTGTACAAGCTCCCTTATGATGCCAGCAACAGCAGCTTAGGCAGCCATCTTCTCATTCGGGATCGTTCGGAATCCATTAGGCAGCAGATGGAAAGCGAGGCTATTAGGGCGCGTTACAACGAGCTGCTGGATATATACTTAGATCCGATTGTCATTCATCAGGACTCAAAAATTGTTTTCATCAACCATGTGGCTGAGCAGACGATTGGCGGGAGCAGTGAACAGCTGCTTGGCCAGGATATTTTTCGGTTTATCCATCCGAGCGATTGGGACAATGTAGCGGAGCGCATAAAAATGATGTATAAGACGAAGCAGCGTACCAATATTAAAGAAATTCAGCTTGTTAGCTTTCGCGATGAGGTTTTTGAGGTTGAAACGATGAGCAAAATGATTGACCATAACGGCCGTCCAGCCGTACTGACGATCATCCGTGATAATAGCGCCCGTAAAAAAGCGGAGCGTGATATGATTCACCAGGCTTTTCATGATTCTTTAAGCGGTTTGCCAAATCGCACCCATTTCAACCAGCAGCTGTCGAAAATGATTGAGCGAAGCAGTGAAAGTCTTAGCGACGGGAGCAAGCAGGTTTCCCGTTTTGCCGTTATGGTACTTGACCTTGACCGTTTCAAAAATATTAACGATTCACTTGGACATGCCTACGGGGATGTGTTCCTGAAGGAGATGGGCAGTCGTATTCAATCTTGTGTAAGAGACAGTGAAACTTTAGTAGCCCGAATGGGAGGAGATGAATTTACGTTATTAATTAGTCGCTTTCAGGATGAGCAGCAGCTTGGTCTGCTCGCAGGAAGGATTACCGCTGCTATTCAGCAGCCCTACCGACTGAAGGACAGCGATTTTTATACGACGGTCAGCATTGGAATTGCCGTCTATCCAGACAATGGACAGGATACGGTACAACTGCTCAAAAATGCCGATACCGCGATGTATGAAGTGAAGCGCAACGGTAAAAACGGGTATCAGTTTTATTCCTATGAATTTAATGAGCAGCTGCAGCTCAGGCTGGAACTGGAGAGCGAGCTGCGCAAGGCAATGGAGCGCGAGGAGTTTCGATTGTACTACCAGCCGCAAATTTGCTCCATTGACAATAAGATGATTGGCGTCGAAGCGCTGATTAGGTGGGAGCATCCAATAAAAGGCATAATCTCGCCTGGTGTATTTATTCCGGTAGCTGAGGAAAGCGACTTAATTTACAGCATTGGCGAGTGGACGATGCGCGAGGCTTGCAGGCAGATGAAGAAGTGGCATGATGAGGGCGTTTTTTTCGCATCGGTATCCGTCAATTTATCGGCAAGACAGTTTCTTCAGCCAAATCTGGTTCAGCAAATTCATGTTATTTTAGAAGAAACGGGGCTTGATCCGAGCTTTCTAGTGCTGGAAATTACCGAGAGCATGATGATGGACGCCTCGCATTCCATTGGAATATTAAATGAATTAAATAGCTGCGGTGTTAAAATCAGCCTCGATGATTTCGGGACGGGCTACAGCTCGCTTAGCTACTTAAAGCATTATCCAATATATAAGCTGAAAATTGACCGTTCCTTCATCATAGATATTACAACGGATGAGAGCGATCAAGCGATTGTCGCCACGATTATTTCCATGGCCAAGCATTTAAAGCTGGAAGTGATCGCGGAAGGGATTGAAACGAAGGAGCAGCTCGATTTTCTAACCAGTCATGACTGCAAGGAAATTCAAGGCTACTATTATTGCCGTCCGCTGCCGGCTCAGGTGCTGGAGGAAAAGTATTTAGCGATCCAAGAGGAAAATGATGGCATATGGGGTGACCTGAAGCATTAACGGCAGTTTGGTTGCGGCAGCGTTTAATCCAATTGAAGGTCCGCTTTAGCTTGTAGGACACACTTCTGGCAGACGCATGACTGATTGCGCTGTGCAGGCGGAATTTGTTCAAGCAGACTTTGTGGAACGCGCTCCCGGAAGCACCAGCAGGAGTGGGGCACTTGCCCTGCTTCTATGGCGCAGCCGTTGGGCCCGCCGCATAATGGGCATTTTATCAAGGCGGTAACCCCCTTTCCTCTAAGGGTAAAAAAAATTTCAATAAAACACTTGATAATAATAATCATTATTGGTAAAATACATAAAGAAAGAAGGGACCGCAACATCCCTTCCATCAGATCAGTTATTTCGTTTCGAAAGTTCGGCAATCTGTTTCGCTAGCTTCGTGTGCAGCATCTCTGCTATTGCTGACGATATAGATTGATGAAGCGCTGCATTTGTTGTCATCTACCCAATGACGGCAAGAGTCGACTTCGCACAATACGTCTTTAGCCATTACTATCACCTCCCATGGTTAGTAGTCGGTGCACAAATATAAAGCTTATTGACCTCTTATTGGCGTAAGGGGTTATTTGTGCTTTGTAGATAGTTACCCGTCTATCTTACCAAATGAAACCATCATTTACAACCTGTCCACTCCTGCAGCTGGACTGATTTATCAGGAGCTGAAAGGCTTGCCCTCTATGTAATAAGCATTCTCGCTGTAGGTGCGAAAGGCGATTTCTGCTTCCCCCAACTCAAGCCTTTCCATGTATCGGTGAACAATAGCGGCAAAGCGGTCCCGAACCTCCTGTCCGCGTTCAAACCAGCCAATTTCAATAAAAGGAAACGAACGATCATCGGCAAGTCCTCCATAAATGGACGTGGTTGCGAGGCATTCTATTGTGAAATTGTCTACTCCGCAATCACAGAGGACAGCGAGCTCTTGAACAAGCTCAGGAGCGATACTGCGCAAGCTAGGTGCAGGCACACCGCGAAATAATAAGTGAGGCATATGAAAGTTCTCCTTCTAATTCATCATTTAAAATTGCATAACTTGCAGTCTACTATAAAGCAAGTTATCTTTATCTTAACAGAAATTCCTATTTAGCGGGGGTTCATTGCAAGGAAAGGATGTTGGACAAAGATGGCAATAACGGTGGCTGAAGTCGTTGCTAGGCAGCGGCAATGGTTCGAGAGCGGCAAGACACGCTCGGTTGAGGCGCGCATTCAGAAGCTTGAAAAGCTGCGCGAGGTAATGCAAAAGCATGAGCAGAAGCTGCTTGCGGCTTTAAAGACGGATTTGAATAAATCGGAGTTTGACGCGTATGCAATGGAGCTTGGCCTCATCTATACGGAGTTTAGGCATACGATTAAGCATTTACGAGGCTGGGCGAAGCCAAAGCGCATTAAGACGGCTATGACGCATATTGGCAGTACGAGCAAAGTCATTTCGGAGCCTTATGGCGTTGCAGCCGTTATTGCACCATGGAACTATCCGGTCCAGCTGGCGCTTGTTCCGCTTATTGGAGCGATTGCAGCAGGCAATACCGTCATTTTGAAGCCTTCAGAGCTGGCGCCGAATGTAGCGGGCTCCCTGGCAGCGATCCTGGCAGAAGCCTTTGAGCCGGAGTGGGCTGCGACGGTACTTGGCGATGCCGAGGTTAGCACGGAGCTGCTGGCAGAGAAGCTCGATTATATCTTTTTTACCGGGAGCGTTGGCGTTGGCAAAATCGTAATGACGGCAGCTGCCAAGCATTTGACGCCGGTTACGCTGGAGCTGGGCGGCAAGAGCCCCTGCATCGTGCATAAAGATGCGAATTTGGCGCTTGCAGCGAAGCGGATTGCATTTGGCAAGTTTACAAACGCTGGACAAACCTGTGTTGCACCGGATTACTTATACGTTCATCAAGAAGTAAAGGAACGCTTCGTCAAGCTGCTGAAGACTGCGATTGAAGAGCTGTATGGCAGCGAGCCTCTCCATAATGACAGCTACACGCATATTATTAGCGATCGGCACTTCGCGAGGCTTGCCAGCTTTATGAATGACGGGCGCATTATAATTGGCGGAGACAAGGACGCTGCGCGCCGGGTCATTGCGCCAACGGTACTGGAAGATGTGGATTGGCAGGCGCCAGTTATGCAGGAAGAAATTTTTGGCCCCTTGCTTCCGCTTATGGCGTTTCATTCGATTGAGGAGGTTATGTCGGCCGTTGCCGCGCGTTCGCATCCGTTAGCGCTGTATTTGTTTACAGAGAGTACGGAGGTGCAGCGCCGGATTACGAGGGAGCTGTCGTTTGGAGGCGGCTGCATCAATGACACTTTAATGCATATGGCATCGCCGCATTTGCCGATTGGCGGAGTGGGGGACAGCGGCATGGGCAGCTATCACGGGGAGAAAACCTTTTATACGTTCTCTCATCAGAAAAGCTTGCTAAAGCAAACAACGCGCTTCGATATGCCTTTCCGCTACCCGACGTCCAAGTGGGGCAAGAAGCTGATACGCAAGCTGCTCAGATAATTGCAATTGTAAAGCCTCCTGAATTTTAGGAGGTTTTTTTTATACAACGAAAACGGTACTATTCTAAAGCGATTTGCAAAATAATGTTTTCTCTAGTCGAAAACGTTAGGGGAAACCGGTTTTAGAAGCTATCCAATATTCGGAAAGCAACCAGTAAGCTTAAATTTTGTAATTACTGTATGGTAACCCTCCCTATATAAAATTTATGGAAAACAAAGTAGAATATACGAACGAACAATAGGATGGAAAAGAGGCCGTAACGTGAAGCTAACTCCAGAGCAATTTTGAGAATCAGCTAAAATTGCAGCAAGCCCCTGTCAAGTGGCGGCTTATTCAAGTAGTTTCGATAAAGTTACGATAGAAAGGAATGTGTCTCTTGAAGAAGCTAGGACAGTTAAATACGCTGCGCAACCAAATATTAATTGGATTTATGCTGGTTATGGTTATCGTGCTGGCATCGGTCGGCTACTTTACGTATGGCCAGGTTTCCGTGCTCTTGCGAAACAGTGCGGAGAAGCATATTCAACAGACCGCCGTTCAAGCTATGGGGAAGCTTGATGTGCTTCTGGGACAAATCGATACGCTTACCGCGCAGGTGGCTACGAATGCGTCTATCCAGCGATTATTGACACAGGAAATATTTGGTAATAAAATTCACTTTGAAGAGCGTCAGTCGCTGCAGCAGGAAGCGCGGAAATATGAAGCGTATGTCACGGGGATCCGAGCGTTTGAAATGTACAGCAGCGATTATAGAAGGCTGTTTCCGCTAGATGACATTAGTCTGGAAAGCCGGGTACCGAAGGAGTGGATTGACCAAGCGGATAACGGCAAAGGTCGCTTGGTATGGCTTGGCTTTGACCCACAGGATGCAAACGTTGTCATTGCTATTCGCCATATTCGCTTAGTGGACCGTTCCTTCATCCATGCTGGCTATTTGGTCGTTTATATTGAAAAAAGCTATTTTGAGCTTACAAATGCCGTAGCTGAAAATGAGAATGAAACACGGGAGCATATGGCTTTATTTGATGGAGCGGGCCAAGAAATTTTTTCGGATTTAGCTGTGGATGCCAGTGAGGAAAATATTCTTGATCATGGCGAAGAAGCGATTACGGTGGGCGATGAATCGTATATTGCGATTGAGCAGCAATCGAAGGAAACGGGGTGGAAGCTGGCGATATTGACACCTGTAAATTATGCAACGGCAGGCATTTCAGTTCTACGGACTGCTATTCTTGTATCTGGTGCGGTCGGGGGATTGTTGTTTCTGGTATTGAGCTTTATTTTGTCAACGATGATTACCAGACCGATATTAAACTTGATTAAAGCGATGCGGGGTGCTAGATTTGGCACGTTGAAGGCGAACCCGAACACCTCCTCAACCATGGAGATCAATGAGCTCAATCATACATATAACCAAATGGTAGATTCCTTGAACGAACTCATTGAGGTCGTCTACCAAAAGGAAATAATACAAAGTCGAGCAGAACTGAAAGCGCTGCAAGCCCAAATTAATCCTCATTTTCTGTTTAACACATTGGAAGCATTCTATTGGGAGCTTGATGATAAAGGGGAAGAGGACCTTGCGAAAGTCGTACTCGCCATGTCAGGCTTGTTTCGTTATGTAATCAACCGAACCGAGGATGATGAGTGGGTTACGATAGGTGATGAATTGGAACATGCGGAGCGTTATTTAAGAATTATGGAGATGCGAATGGTGGACAGACTGTCGTGGCGAATAGAGGCGGCAGAGGCGTGCAGGACTGTACCCGTGCCCAAACTATTAATCCAGCCGCTCGTAGAGAACGCTATCTTGCATGGAGTCGAGCAGCGAGTCGGGCCGGGGACGGTCGTCCTCCGTGCCGAGCCTTCAAGTCGGGAAGGGTTTATGCGAGTAACGGTAACGGACGATGGACCGGGCATGGATGCCGCCGCATTGGAGTCTCTCCAGGCATTCATGAAAGAAGGTTATGTGAGCAGCAATAAAGGTACAGGTGTTGGCGTGTCAAATGTGGAGCGAAGATTGAGGCTTTATTATCATGCGGCTGGAAGCGGGCTGTGCATTGAGAGCGAGCTTGGCCGCGGAACGTCCGTTACGTTTGATATACCTTATAGATTGGAGGGGAATGAAAAAGATGAAGACTATCTTAGTCGTGGATGATGAACCTAGAACAAGGCAGGGGATTCGTAAAACGCTGGAAGCGTGGTCCTGCGGCCGGCATCGGATCGAAATGGCATCCAGCGGAGTGGAAGCTTTAGCTTGGCTGCAGCAAAATGAAGCTCATCTGCTCGTAACCGATATTAGAATGCCAGAGGTGGGTGGCCTGGAGCTGGTCGAACGATTAGGCAATCTGACACCTCCCCCTGTAGTTATCATTATTTCCGGGCATCCTGAATTCGATTACGCTCAGAAAGCGCTCCAGCTTGGGGTCGTCTCTTATTTGCTAAAGCCATTAGTTAAAGAAAAATTAGTGCAAGCAGTCGAGCTGGCTTTGAAGAGGGAAGAAGAGATAAGCAGGATGGTAAGAATGGAGAAACTTTTTGACCCCAAATTACTGGGGACGGTGCAAGAGGAGAAGCAGTACAGCATTCAAGTGCGTGAAGCGATGCGCCATATTGATGATCATCTGAGCAAGCAGGTAACCATGCGTGCAGTTGCAGATCATTTGCATTTGAATGCCAGCTACTTCAGCGTTCTATTTAAAGAGCAGACAGGTCTAACCTTCAGCGATTATTTAAGCCGCAGACGAGTGCAGCGGGCTAAGGAGCTGCTGGTCAATACGAGAGACTCTATAGCAGAAATTTCAGAGCAGGTGGGCTACCAAACAGCAAAATATTTTGTCAAAGTGTTTCGTTCCATAGAGGGCACTAGTCCAGGGCAGTACCGTCAAAGCGTCTCTAATTCAGAAAAAAGTATCCAATAATTATGGTATTACTCCCAATGCTTATGTCCTTACGGCTTGCGAACAGTGTTGCTACAATCTAATAAAGCGGATTTAATACGCTTACATTAGAATTAAAGGGGATGTAAACGTGTTCAAGAAAAAAGGATTGATGCTCTTATTGGCGTTTTGTCTGGTTCTGGTAGCAGCTGGCTGCGGCACAAACAGTAATGAAAGCAGCGGCGGCAGTAAGGAGACCGCAGGCGAGAGCGGCGAGCAGGTTACGATTAACTTTATGCATTTATGGCCAGAGGGTGTGTCAGCAGGCCAAAACAAAATCGTAAATCAAATAATAAAAGCCTATCAGGATGAGCATAAGAATGTGACGATCAAGCAAGAAGTGCTGGATAACGAGCAATATAAAAACAAGCTGAAGGTGCTTTCGGCATCCAATAAACTGCCGGATGTCGGT from the Paenibacillus sp. BIHB 4019 genome contains:
- a CDS encoding cysteine-rich CWC family protein encodes the protein MEGMLRSLLSLCILPIMIIIIKCFIEIFFTLRGKGVTALIKCPLCGGPNGCAIEAGQVPHSCWCFRERVPQSLLEQIPPAQRNQSCVCQKCVLQAKADLQLD
- a CDS encoding aldehyde dehydrogenase codes for the protein MAITVAEVVARQRQWFESGKTRSVEARIQKLEKLREVMQKHEQKLLAALKTDLNKSEFDAYAMELGLIYTEFRHTIKHLRGWAKPKRIKTAMTHIGSTSKVISEPYGVAAVIAPWNYPVQLALVPLIGAIAAGNTVILKPSELAPNVAGSLAAILAEAFEPEWAATVLGDAEVSTELLAEKLDYIFFTGSVGVGKIVMTAAAKHLTPVTLELGGKSPCIVHKDANLALAAKRIAFGKFTNAGQTCVAPDYLYVHQEVKERFVKLLKTAIEELYGSEPLHNDSYTHIISDRHFARLASFMNDGRIIIGGDKDAARRVIAPTVLEDVDWQAPVMQEEIFGPLLPLMAFHSIEEVMSAVAARSHPLALYLFTESTEVQRRITRELSFGGGCINDTLMHMASPHLPIGGVGDSGMGSYHGEKTFYTFSHQKSLLKQTTRFDMPFRYPTSKWGKKLIRKLLR
- a CDS encoding EAL domain-containing protein; this encodes MDYWKKSLPNMYKQFPEPIITIGENGVILHMNEAAKQYQRGTIRDLLPGARLSELRRITKEEGARLEQYLNRPDGTCSERHFLYFDDSEGGVISWELYKLPYDASNSSLGSHLLIRDRSESIRQQMESEAIRARYNELLDIYLDPIVIHQDSKIVFINHVAEQTIGGSSEQLLGQDIFRFIHPSDWDNVAERIKMMYKTKQRTNIKEIQLVSFRDEVFEVETMSKMIDHNGRPAVLTIIRDNSARKKAERDMIHQAFHDSLSGLPNRTHFNQQLSKMIERSSESLSDGSKQVSRFAVMVLDLDRFKNINDSLGHAYGDVFLKEMGSRIQSCVRDSETLVARMGGDEFTLLISRFQDEQQLGLLAGRITAAIQQPYRLKDSDFYTTVSIGIAVYPDNGQDTVQLLKNADTAMYEVKRNGKNGYQFYSYEFNEQLQLRLELESELRKAMEREEFRLYYQPQICSIDNKMIGVEALIRWEHPIKGIISPGVFIPVAEESDLIYSIGEWTMREACRQMKKWHDEGVFFASVSVNLSARQFLQPNLVQQIHVILEETGLDPSFLVLEITESMMMDASHSIGILNELNSCGVKISLDDFGTGYSSLSYLKHYPIYKLKIDRSFIIDITTDESDQAIVATIISMAKHLKLEVIAEGIETKEQLDFLTSHDCKEIQGYYYCRPLPAQVLEEKYLAIQEENDGIWGDLKH
- a CDS encoding sensor histidine kinase; translated protein: MKKLGQLNTLRNQILIGFMLVMVIVLASVGYFTYGQVSVLLRNSAEKHIQQTAVQAMGKLDVLLGQIDTLTAQVATNASIQRLLTQEIFGNKIHFEERQSLQQEARKYEAYVTGIRAFEMYSSDYRRLFPLDDISLESRVPKEWIDQADNGKGRLVWLGFDPQDANVVIAIRHIRLVDRSFIHAGYLVVYIEKSYFELTNAVAENENETREHMALFDGAGQEIFSDLAVDASEENILDHGEEAITVGDESYIAIEQQSKETGWKLAILTPVNYATAGISVLRTAILVSGAVGGLLFLVLSFILSTMITRPILNLIKAMRGARFGTLKANPNTSSTMEINELNHTYNQMVDSLNELIEVVYQKEIIQSRAELKALQAQINPHFLFNTLEAFYWELDDKGEEDLAKVVLAMSGLFRYVINRTEDDEWVTIGDELEHAERYLRIMEMRMVDRLSWRIEAAEACRTVPVPKLLIQPLVENAILHGVEQRVGPGTVVLRAEPSSREGFMRVTVTDDGPGMDAAALESLQAFMKEGYVSSNKGTGVGVSNVERRLRLYYHAAGSGLCIESELGRGTSVTFDIPYRLEGNEKDEDYLSRG
- a CDS encoding DUF1904 family protein, which translates into the protein MPHLLFRGVPAPSLRSIAPELVQELAVLCDCGVDNFTIECLATTSIYGGLADDRSFPFIEIGWFERGQEVRDRFAAIVHRYMERLELGEAEIAFRTYSENAYYIEGKPFSS
- a CDS encoding response regulator: MKTILVVDDEPRTRQGIRKTLEAWSCGRHRIEMASSGVEALAWLQQNEAHLLVTDIRMPEVGGLELVERLGNLTPPPVVIIISGHPEFDYAQKALQLGVVSYLLKPLVKEKLVQAVELALKREEEISRMVRMEKLFDPKLLGTVQEEKQYSIQVREAMRHIDDHLSKQVTMRAVADHLHLNASYFSVLFKEQTGLTFSDYLSRRRVQRAKELLVNTRDSIAEISEQVGYQTAKYFVKVFRSIEGTSPGQYRQSVSNSEKSIQ
- a CDS encoding DUF1540 domain-containing protein is translated as MAKDVLCEVDSCRHWVDDNKCSASSIYIVSNSRDAAHEASETDCRTFETK